One Oenanthe melanoleuca isolate GR-GAL-2019-014 chromosome 3, OMel1.0, whole genome shotgun sequence DNA segment encodes these proteins:
- the LYRM2 gene encoding LYR motif-containing protein 2 isoform X2, with product MAAGRLPPGALTLRQFLRRQQVLQLYRKILRAIREVPAEQDRRYLKDWAREEFKRNKDATEEDAIRMMITQGNMQLQELQRTLKLAKS from the exons ATGGCCGCCGGGCGCCTCCCGCCGGGCGCGCTCACCCTCAGGCAG TTCCTGAGGCGGCAGCAGGTCCTTCAGCTGTACCGCAAGATCCTGCGGGCTATCCGGGAGGTCCCTGCTGAGCAGGATCGCCGCTACTTAAAGGACTGGGCCAGGGAGGAGTTCAAGAGAAATAAGGATGCTACAGAAGAG GATGCAATCAGGATGATGATTACTCAAGGCAACATGCAACTTCAGGAACTTCAGAGAACACTTAAGCTGGCAAAATCCTGA
- the LYRM2 gene encoding LYR motif-containing protein 2 isoform X1: MCAARLAALSWGSGQTSLSPCQFLRRQQVLQLYRKILRAIREVPAEQDRRYLKDWAREEFKRNKDATEEDAIRMMITQGNMQLQELQRTLKLAKS; the protein is encoded by the exons ATGTGTGCTGCGCGGCTCGCAGCGCTGTCCTGGGGCAGCGGGCAGACTTCCCTCTCTCCTTGCCAGTTCCTGAGGCGGCAGCAGGTCCTTCAGCTGTACCGCAAGATCCTGCGGGCTATCCGGGAGGTCCCTGCTGAGCAGGATCGCCGCTACTTAAAGGACTGGGCCAGGGAGGAGTTCAAGAGAAATAAGGATGCTACAGAAGAG GATGCAATCAGGATGATGATTACTCAAGGCAACATGCAACTTCAGGAACTTCAGAGAACACTTAAGCTGGCAAAATCCTGA